The genomic window CGGTCGGTTTTAATATGATTTTATTTTTAACGGCGCTCCAAGGAATTCCTGAGGAACTATATGAAGCTGCTGAAGTTGACGGGGCAACAAGGCAGCAGATGTTTTGGCAGATCACATTGCCACAGCTTCTCCCAATCGGTCGCTTAATCTTACTGCTCCAAGTCCTTGCTTCGTTTAAAGTTTTTGCACAAATTCTTTTAATTACTGATGGAGGGCCCGGGACAACAACACGGCCAATCATCTTGTACATCTATGAAATGGGCTTCCAACGTTATGATTTAGGTTACGCTGCAGCGATGTCTTATCTATTGTTTATGGTGTTGTTGGTGCTGTCTGTTATTCAATTGCGCTTAGGCGGAAAAGAGGGGAGAATGCTATGAGCCAGTCTGTGCTGACAACAAAACGTGATCCGTTTCGCTGGTTAAAGGTGTCTATTGCTTTTCTGTCTGCGCTTGCCTTTTTATTCCCCATCGTCTGGATGTTTTTTGTGTCAATGAAGCCAGAGGGAACGGCAGCAAGCTCAGCCATCGATTGGTTTTTGCCGCCCTATACATTTAGCAACTACGTCAACATCATTGCCGGGAGCGACGTGTTTTTATGGATTTGGAATAGCTTCTTTGTTGGCGCGGTGACGACTTTGCTGACGCTTGTATTAACATCAATGGCGGCATTCGCTTTTTCGAAAATGCGCTTTCGCTATCGAAAAGCACTTTACCTATTCTTTCTTGCTGGGTTAATGGTGCCGGGAGAAGCAATGATCATCCCCCTTTATGAAATAGTCGGATCAATGGGTTTGCTTGATACGTATGCGGGCTTAATTCTTCCTGGTATTGCTGCTCCTCTTGGTGTCATTATCTTAAAGAGCTTCTTTGATGGAGTTCCAAATGAGCTAATTGAAAGTGCTAGGCTAGATGGCTGTAGCGATTTCCGCCTGTATTGGAGTATTGTATTACCCCTTGCAAAAGCTGCGGTGGCGGCGGTAGGAATTTTAACCTTTATCGGTTCATGGAACAATTTTCTCTGGCCATATTTAGCGATTATTTCTGAGGCTCTTTATACGCTGCCAGTCGGTATACCGATGTTTAACTCAAATTATTCAGAAACGTATATATTGCCGATGACTGTAAACGCCATTGCATCACTACCTGTCATTATTGCATTCCTCTTTTTTGAGAAGCAGATTGTAAAAGGGGTAAGTTTCTCGGGAATAAAAGGGTGAAATCAAAGGGAAAGGGTGATGATTTTTGGAGGCTGCTGGTTTAAGAGGAATTGCCTTGCGTATTTGCGACTGGATCGTGCGCTTAGCTTATGTAAATGGTCTTTGGCTTGGTTTTTCCTTACTAGGCGGCGTGGTTTTAGGTTTTTTTCCAGCGCTGCGAGCAATGTTTGTGGTAATGAGGAAATGGTGCATGGATGAAGATGATTTTTCACTTGTTCCTTTGTTCTTCATAGAGTGGAAGCGCTTTTTTTGGCAGGCGAACAAACTTGGCTACACGGTTTTAAGCATAGGAGCTGTTCTTGTTCTCGATTATATGATCGTGATGCAGCTTGCGTTTACTGGTTCTCAAGCAGTAGCGGCATTTCTTATTTTGTGCCTGATTGTGTACGGATTAATGCTGCTGTTTATCGGTCCTGCTTTCGTCCATTACCCTAAGCAATCCCTCTATCCATTTTTGAAAAATGTCATGCTGTACGCCATCGCTTCGCTGTCTTATGCGCTTATAATGGGACTTTTTTTAAGCATAAGTTTGATTTTATTCTTACTGGTTCCACCGGCTGCAGTGTGCTTTGGTGGAAGTCTATTCGCTTGGATTACAACACATGTTAGCTTGCGCGCATTTGAACGTACAAATCAAATAATCGATTCAACGAGAGAGGCTGAAACGATATGACAAACAGTGTCAGAGCTACCATTGATTTAGAGAAAGCTGGATCTAAGATTAATTCAGCCATTTACGGGCATTTTGCTGAACATTTGGGGAGATGTATATACGAAGGGATCTGGGTTGGTGAAGACTCCCTCATTCCGAATAAAAAGGGACTCCGAACGGATGTATTAACAGCGTTGAAAGAGCTGCAAATCCCGGTTTTACGCTGGCCAGGAGGGTGTTTTGCCGATGAGTATCATTGGAAAGATGGCATTGGCCCCCGTGAAAAAAGAAGGAAAATGGTTAATACCCATTGGGGCGGAACGGTGGAAACGAATCAATTTGGCACGCATGAATTTATGTTGTTATGCGAAGAGATTGGAGCAGCCCCGTATATTAATGGAAATGTGGGTAGCGGCGAAGTGCTTGAGATGCAGGAATGGGTGGAATATTTAACTGCTTCAGAGGGAAGTCCGCTGGCAGACCAGCGGGCGAAAAACGGCCGAGCTGAACCGTGGGACCTTCCTTACTTCGGTGTCGGTAATGAAAGCTGGGGTTGTGGTGGTCATATGCGCCCAGAGTATTATGCTGATTTATACAGACGTTATCAAACCTATGTGCGAAAATACGGCGACAAACCCATTTATAAAATTGCCTGTGGTGCAAATGTCGATGATTACAACTGGACGGAGGTTTTAATGAAACAAGCGGCAGCGTATATGGACGGACTGACTTTACATTATTATACGGTGCCTAGTACATGGCAAAACAAAGGGGCTGCCACAGGGTTCAGTGAACAGGAATGGGATGAGACGATTCAGAAAGCACTGCATATGGACGAATTAATTACAAAACATAGCGCGATAATGGACGAATACGACCCAGAAAAACGTGTTGGTTTAATCGTAGACGAGTGGGGCACTTGGTACGATGTGGAACCTGGAACAAATCCGGGCTTCTTGTTCCAACAAAACAGTATCCGCGATGCGCTTGTTGCAGGTGTGACCTTGAATATTTTTAATCACCATGCAGACCGTGTGCACATGGCTAATTTAGCACAAACAATAAACGTGCTTCAGTCGATTGTTTTGACAGAAGGCGACAAGATGCTTAAAACGCCTACTTACCATGTGTTTGATCTTTATAAAGTCCACCAAGGTGGGAGAGTCTTACCTATTGAGCTAATCGGGGAAGGATTACATCTATCGGCATCTTCTGATCCCTTGGGCAAGACACATATTAGTGTCTGTAATCTCTCCCAATGGGAACCTGTGTCCCTAGAACTAGCCATTAACGGAGAGGCTGATTCAGTTCAGTGGCAAGCAACGATTTTAACCGGTGACAGACGAGATGCTCATAATACGTTTGAGCAGCCTAATCGAGTCAGTCCTAAACCGTTTACAGACTTTAAGATGGAAAATAATCAGCTTATTGCAGCAATGCCACCCATGTCAGTTGCCGTCTTTTCACTTGTATGAGCTGCCATAGATGCCCAGAAAAACTGGGTAAAAGCGAGATCCAGCAGCAAATTGCTGAGCAATTGGCATTTGAAACCAATTTAGTGAGTGAGGAAGTAGCTGTAAGTCGATTAGCCATCTGTGAAAGCTGTGAGCAGTTGATTGACGATAATACATGTGGGTTATGCGGATGTTACATTCATTTTCGAGCAAGGTTGGCAGCAAAAAATTGTCCTGCAAATAAGAGCTGGTAATGGGCTAGGGTTGTTGCGTCTAGCTCCATTCATTATACTTAGACTAATGAGCAGATAGTAGAAAATGGGTGGAGAAATGGAACTAGAATTAGATTTAACAGAACATTCGCTTCCTGTCTATGAAGCGTTAGCAAGCCGAATACGCTTAAATGTATTGCGTCTGCTAGCAGAACGGGCACTGAATATTCGTGAGCTCGCTGAATCACAGCAAGTGAGCAGTGCTATCATGACGAAACATGTGCAAAAACTAGAAAAAGCAGGATTGATTCAAACCGAGCAAGTGCGCGGAAGAGCTGGCATGCAGAAGGTATGCAAACTACGGGTGAAACAAGCAGGAATTCTATTCCCAGAAGGCGCTACCTCTGTCCGTTCTTATCATGAAAGCCATGTATCCGTTGGCCATTTCACTGATTTTCAAGTAGAACCAACGTGTGGACTAGCGACTGGCGAAGCAATTATTGGGGAGTTTGATGAGCCAAGGTATTTCCTTGACCCCATGAGGGTAAATGCAAAAATCTTGTGGTTTTATAAAGGGTTTGTTGAATACAAGCTATCTAACTTTATGCATGCTGGAGAGAAACCAAAAGAATTACAAATCTCATTAGAATTGTCATCAGAAGCGCCTTTTACGAATGAAAACTGGCCGTCTGATATTTCATTTTATTTAAATGAGACAAATCTCGGTCAATGGAGAAGCCCTGGAGATTTTGGCGACCAACCAGGTAAATATACACCCGCATGGTGGCCGCGGACAATTAATCAATAT from Shouchella hunanensis includes these protein-coding regions:
- a CDS encoding carbohydrate ABC transporter permease, which produces MSQSVLTTKRDPFRWLKVSIAFLSALAFLFPIVWMFFVSMKPEGTAASSAIDWFLPPYTFSNYVNIIAGSDVFLWIWNSFFVGAVTTLLTLVLTSMAAFAFSKMRFRYRKALYLFFLAGLMVPGEAMIIPLYEIVGSMGLLDTYAGLILPGIAAPLGVIILKSFFDGVPNELIESARLDGCSDFRLYWSIVLPLAKAAVAAVGILTFIGSWNNFLWPYLAIISEALYTLPVGIPMFNSNYSETYILPMTVNAIASLPVIIAFLFFEKQIVKGVSFSGIKG
- a CDS encoding YesL family protein produces the protein MEAAGLRGIALRICDWIVRLAYVNGLWLGFSLLGGVVLGFFPALRAMFVVMRKWCMDEDDFSLVPLFFIEWKRFFWQANKLGYTVLSIGAVLVLDYMIVMQLAFTGSQAVAAFLILCLIVYGLMLLFIGPAFVHYPKQSLYPFLKNVMLYAIASLSYALIMGLFLSISLILFLLVPPAAVCFGGSLFAWITTHVSLRAFERTNQIIDSTREAETI
- a CDS encoding alpha-N-arabinofuranosidase; amino-acid sequence: MTNSVRATIDLEKAGSKINSAIYGHFAEHLGRCIYEGIWVGEDSLIPNKKGLRTDVLTALKELQIPVLRWPGGCFADEYHWKDGIGPREKRRKMVNTHWGGTVETNQFGTHEFMLLCEEIGAAPYINGNVGSGEVLEMQEWVEYLTASEGSPLADQRAKNGRAEPWDLPYFGVGNESWGCGGHMRPEYYADLYRRYQTYVRKYGDKPIYKIACGANVDDYNWTEVLMKQAAAYMDGLTLHYYTVPSTWQNKGAATGFSEQEWDETIQKALHMDELITKHSAIMDEYDPEKRVGLIVDEWGTWYDVEPGTNPGFLFQQNSIRDALVAGVTLNIFNHHADRVHMANLAQTINVLQSIVLTEGDKMLKTPTYHVFDLYKVHQGGRVLPIELIGEGLHLSASSDPLGKTHISVCNLSQWEPVSLELAINGEADSVQWQATILTGDRRDAHNTFEQPNRVSPKPFTDFKMENNQLIAAMPPMSVAVFSLV
- a CDS encoding DUF6171 family protein; this translates as MSCHRCPEKLGKSEIQQQIAEQLAFETNLVSEEVAVSRLAICESCEQLIDDNTCGLCGCYIHFRARLAAKNCPANKSW
- a CDS encoding ArsR/SmtB family transcription factor, encoding MELELDLTEHSLPVYEALASRIRLNVLRLLAERALNIRELAESQQVSSAIMTKHVQKLEKAGLIQTEQVRGRAGMQKVCKLRVKQAGILFPEGATSVRSYHESHVSVGHFTDFQVEPTCGLATGEAIIGEFDEPRYFLDPMRVNAKILWFYKGFVEYKLSNFMHAGEKPKELQISLELSSEAPFTNENWPSDISFYLNETNLGQWRSPGDFGDQPGKYTPAWWPRTINQYGLLKVIRITEAGTFIDGKQLSIVTIDDVAIRNKVWTFKVAVEDGGKIGGVTLFGSSFGNYNQDMVFRLYYE